The region TTTATCGTTAAAAGATCAGTCAGGCTCTTTTCTGCGATTTGAGCATTTACGCTTTCATTTACTTTTACGGTTATTGAGCTAATAAATTTATCGCCCGTTATCTTGTTTATCACAGTCGTGTATGGAGCATAAATTTTAAGTGAGCTAGCATCGCCGATTTTAAACTCATCTTTTTGCAAAACGCCTATAATGCGAAGTGGCTTTTTATTAAAAAGAATAATCTTGCCGATCGGATCTTCGTTTTTAAATATACTATTTTTAGTGTTTTGATCTATTAGTGTGACAGAATCTGAGTTTAAAACCTCGTCTTCATCGTAAATTCTTCCCTTTTCTAGCTTTAGTCCATTTACGTCAAAGCTCCCTACTCCACCGCCTTTTAGTGTCGCTGTTAAGGAGATATTTTCATATGTTAGTACGCCTGAAGTACTTGTGTTTGGAGTGACTGAGTCAAGAAACGACTGCTTTGAGAGCATATTTGCGTCACTTATAGAGAGTGTTTTTACCCTACCTGAGAGCATATCACCAAAGCCTTTTCCTGGCATGATATCGATCGTGTTAGTGCCGATCTTTCTGATACCAGCTAAAATTTGCTCCTGCGAGCCTTTGCCAAGAGCCACGACGCTAATGACCGCTGTGATACCAATGATAATGCCAAGCATGGTTAAAAGCGATCTTAGTTTGTGAGCTAGCATCGCGCTTACCGACATTTTAAAGCTTTCAATTAGCTGATCTTTATAATAAGTAAATTTGCTCTTTTCTGGCTGGCTCTGCTTTGTGGCCTCGTAAATTTCGCTATTTTTTACATTGTCGCTTACGATGTTGCCATCTTTTATTTCAATCACACGACTCGCGTACTCGGCGATCTTTGGATCGTGCGTGACGATGATGATGGTGTGGCCTTTTTTGTAAAGATCAACTAAAATTTCCATCACTCTTAGCCCACTTTTGCTATCAAGCGCGCCAGTTGGCTCATCAGCCAAGATGATCTCGCCACCATTCATCAGCGCCCTTGCTATGGATACCCTTTGCTGCTGTCCGCCTGAGAGTTTAT is a window of Campylobacter concisus DNA encoding:
- a CDS encoding MacB family efflux pump subunit; protein product: MISLKNITKSFKLGDNEIEILHGINLEIKKGEFIAIIGQSGSGKSTLMNILGCLDSPSGGQYLLDGKDISKFDSDSLAKLRRDKFGFIFQRYNLLSTMNALENVALPSIYAGANKSDREKRGMEILDSLGLSEKAKNLPNKLSGGQQQRVSIARALMNGGEIILADEPTGALDSKSGLRVMEILVDLYKKGHTIIIVTHDPKIAEYASRVIEIKDGNIVSDNVKNSEIYEATKQSQPEKSKFTYYKDQLIESFKMSVSAMLAHKLRSLLTMLGIIIGITAVISVVALGKGSQEQILAGIRKIGTNTIDIMPGKGFGDMLSGRVKTLSISDANMLSKQSFLDSVTPNTSTSGVLTYENISLTATLKGGGVGSFDVNGLKLEKGRIYDEDEVLNSDSVTLIDQNTKNSIFKNEDPIGKIILFNKKPLRIIGVLQKDEFKIGDASSLKIYAPYTTVINKITGDKFISSITVKVNESVNAQIAEKSLTDLLTIKHGKKDFFTRNSDSIKQTIEETISTMRLLISSIAVVSLVVGGIGVMNIMLVSVTERTKEIGIKMAIGARQSNILQQFLIEAVLLCLIGGAIGIGFSYAIGYIFNNFLDGFSMIFSNGSIVLALVTSMAIGIIFGYMPAKNASKLNPIDALSRE